Part of the Elgaria multicarinata webbii isolate HBS135686 ecotype San Diego chromosome 5, rElgMul1.1.pri, whole genome shotgun sequence genome, GGTTATAATGTATTCCAAATCTTTACACcacataaaagtgtgtgtgtgttgccatgtTTTTACTCCTTGTGCCAGTATCATAACGGCCAATAGAGGAATGATGCTGTGGGAAGTAACAAATGATTTACTTAACCACATGATTGCAGATTCCATACATTAGGGATGCTTCATGGAGTCCTGCTCCAAGGAAAGTGAGCTTCCTCAGTGTTATTGGTCATACCTGAATTAGGTGGTGAATCCAGGACGACAGTGTCCTTTTGCTTCCCAGCATCTACATGCTGAGATTTTGGGCAGTAATAAACAGGTGAAGTGCCTCAAAATGGAGGAGGAGTAGGAGTTGGAGGAAAGTAAACTGATGCGCTGTAGAACAGAAGGTTTCAACTCCTGACCTCTGATAACTCGCATTTTGATACAACCACCCCCTAATAACATTAACTAGTGGTGAAGGGTTTTACTTCACGTTGTCCACCCTTCATAACATAAACTTCATAATGCtactgactttaaaaaaagacaaaaaacttttttctttttcatccgtATTTCACCTCAACAGGAGAGGGCCCTTGGAAATCTTCACATGAGGTTTGTCAGGTCCGAACTGAACCAAGCAAGAATTCAGTTTGTTCTTTGCCGTTGTGCCCATTCAGTTCAAGTGGAGCCAACGTGGGTTTACACTGTCGACATGAACCTTCGGACCAGTCTCTAGTTTCAGGATGGATAAGTGAACTCAGTCTTCATGAGAACGCCAAACAGCCACTGACACCGCCTACAAAACGACACTGTAGGTCACTCTCTGAACCAGATGAAATAGTTCGTTGCCGATCACCATGGAAACCGGGTAGTTCAAAGATCTGGACTCCTGTGTCTAAGAGACGATGCAACAGTGGAGGCAGCGCTACTTTGCAGCGATGCAGTAGCCACGGAGGCACCACTTTAAAAGAAAGCACAACCATCAGCCTGGCTCACAATGGACCGCCTTTAAATAACGTATTCCAAATCACGAGCTTCAACACTTCACCAGTGCCCAGACCATCTTCTGCAAGTAGCGGCTTTGTAGACAGCAGCGAAGAAAGCTCAAGTTTAAGTTTTCGTTGGAGTTCTGGAAGATCTTACGACTTCAACCTGAGACGCCGCCTTTCCCTATCACAGGAACATATTACTGAAACAGGAAGCAGCTTGTCTTCAGCCAATAGCACTCCCACCTCCACACCAGAGCTCAGTCGGAGTCAGGGCTTGCTGAGGTGTCGCTCACAGCCATGTGTCCTGAATGAGAAGAAAAGCCGACTCAAGCGGAGACGAGAAGAGGATCTCCGATGGAATCGCCCCTcattagactttttaaaaatgactcgGGTGAGATtatctgtctctgtctgtctgcatTATGATGTTAACATACCACAGTCCTTTGGGGTTTATTAGTCAATTCAATAATTCTTTTCTGACTCCCGTGCTTCAAACAGCCTATGAAATGCTTGCTGTCTTCTGTAGTGAGAATAAGTGCTTTCACAGCACAGCACATAGATGAAAAATGCCGTATTTGTTTCTGAAACTTTGAATTGGCTTTTATGGCAAAGAACCTAAGTCTATTTTCTTCAGTTAGCTGTGGAAACAATCATTGTAAAGAATGTAAATTCTTTTTTCCCAAAGCATGGAGCGGGACTCTACAAAGCAATGTCCTTAACCCAATTGATTGGTGGCATTGCACATACAATGCTTtaccctctttaaaaaataattaaaaatatttctttgctATCTAAATATCTAGCAGGGTTCCAGTGTGATCCCAAAGATGGCTGCTTCTAAATTTACAGACAAAATGCGGATCTCAGGTTGGAGCTGAGGTTCAGGTGGGATGATTTGCCTTGGAGAGCAGCACCAGCATGCAGCGAACTGTGGCAAATGCTTAGGCCCCAGCAGGGCCTGCTGCCTGCACTGGACAGGGTGGGCCCCTCTTAGCCATTTTTTCTTGCTGCCCGGTGCTGAGAGGAACACTGGGTTGCTGCCATGAGCCACCTTGTTAACTTCCACACTGGACCCATGCCCCATGTGGTgttgctctagagcagccttctagaatctggtgccttccagatattttcgggaacaactcccagcattcctgactattggccatattGTTTGCAGAtgcccgaaacatctggagggcaccaggctgctctAGAGTGACACTACATTAGGGCCCAGGCATATGGGGCATGGGGTGGGATTAGACGGCAgctccactgcctctgcctgaGTGCTGGGTGGCTGCAGCAAGAcgatgggctcatctacacctgcagccctttggggagtgggggaggggcaatCACAGAGTTTCCCACTTCCGGTATTGTCCCTCTGGGGCCACACGCCAGTGAGTTGctccggaagtaaagagggacgttcCGGGACaccgtttctttttttaaaaaaagagaggatttTTTTGTGTGAAGGAATGATTGTTCTTTGAAAAACCCACAAcaaacttggtgctggaagaCA contains:
- the FAM53A gene encoding protein FAM53A; the encoded protein is MVTLITEKLQNQTLDDLTCKTVNINLFSSEKQNKSNSLFPFEISGEGPWKSSHEVCQVRTEPSKNSVCSLPLCPFSSSGANVGLHCRHEPSDQSLVSGWISELSLHENAKQPLTPPTKRHCRSLSEPDEIVRCRSPWKPGSSKIWTPVSKRRCNSGGSATLQRCSSHGGTTLKESTTISLAHNGPPLNNVFQITSFNTSPVPRPSSASSGFVDSSEESSSLSFRWSSGRSYDFNLRRRLSLSQEHITETGSSLSSANSTPTSTPELSRSQGLLRCRSQPCVLNEKKSRLKRRREEDLRWNRPSLDFLKMTRTLKNSKSLCSLDYEDDDSDEAQMKTLVSSPCDSNDLMNIITPSFSLEKEQPNDDKHHGSQKATASFSTRASKGVAARRASGEETSDCESTEDGIEEDIFPLDCEGLDLEQIENN